In Cololabis saira isolate AMF1-May2022 chromosome 14, fColSai1.1, whole genome shotgun sequence, a single genomic region encodes these proteins:
- the LOC133459499 gene encoding sodium/hydrogen exchanger 6-like isoform X1, which translates to MGTPLRRFVGSKTPLVLWSWALLAGGGRGDSSSLDNTERMAEESHRQDSANLLIFITLLTLTILTIWLFKHRRVRFLHETGLAMIYGLLVGVILRFGIHVPQTMSNVTLSCAVNASPATLLLNVSGRFYEYTLKGEVNRGRGHQVQDDEMLRKVTFDPEVFFNILLPPIIFHAGYSLKRRHFFRNIGSILAYAFVGTVVSCFVIGLIMYGFVSFMKVVGQLGDDFYFTDCLFFGAIISATDPVTMLAIFNELKVDVDLYALLFGESVLNDAVAIVLSSVLLRLEKQGRRVGAVPPAGVDSPLRPDGPEEWVGENHTVNPRSIVAYQPAGDNSHSFEAMAMLKSFGIFLGVFSGSFALGVATGVMTAFLTKFTKLRDFPLLETALFFLMSWSTFLLAEACGFTGVVAVLFCGITQAHYTYNNLSPESQERTKQLFELLNFLAENFIFSYMGLTLFSFQSHVFNPLFIIGAFVAVFLGRAANIYPLSFLLNLGRKNKIRSNFQHVMMFAGLRGAIAFALSIRDTATYARQMMFSTTLLIVFFTVSVCGGGTMPMLSFMHIPVGVDSDQEHSSSAVQDGSVPRSNKHESAWPFRMWYIFDHNYLKPLLTHSGPPLTATLPACCGPLARCLTSPQAYENEGPLHDDDSDFTMNDANVSSMYSDVTVSTDASGSRTVNPKRSSMGLFNEGLDPDLGLAEHDVPIRGTRLVLPMDDPAEPPTTVTLPPPPSPPRSDPRRHRL; encoded by the exons ATGGGAACCCCGCTGAGACGCTTTGTGGGCTCTAAAACGCCCCTGGTGCTGTGGTCCTGGGCGCTGCTGGCCGGCGGCGGCCGCGGCGACAGCAGCAGCCTGGACAACACGGAGAGGATGGCGGAGGAGAGTCACCGGCAGGACAGCGCCAACCTGCTCATCTTCATCACGCTGCTCAcgctcaccatcctcaccatctgGCTGTTCAAGCACCGCCGGGTCCGCTTCCTGCACGAGACGGGGCTGGCCATGATTTACG gCCTATTAGTGGGTGTCATTCTGCGGTTTGGCATCCATGTTCCCCAAACCATGAGCAATGTCACGCTCAGCTGCGCTGTCAATGCCAGTCCAGCCACGCTGCTGCTCAACGTCAGCGGGCGGTTTTACGAGTACACCCTGAAGGGAGAGGTCAACCGAGGCAGAGGCCATCAAGTCCAAGACGATGAAATGCTGCGGAAG GTGACCTTTGATCCAGAggtgtttttcaacattttgctgCCTCCCATAATCTTCCATGCAGGTTACAGTCTGAAAAGG AGGCattttttcagaaacattggCTCCATCTTGGCCTATGCATTCGTGGGAACAGTTGTATCCTGCTTTGTCATTGG GCTCATCATGTATGGTTTTGTGTCATTCATGAAAGTCGTGGGTCAGCTAGGTGATGATTTTTACTTTACTGACTGCCTCTTCTTTGGTGCCATCATCTCAGCAACAGATCCAG TGACAATGCTGGCTATCTTCAACGAGTTAAAAGTAGATGTTGACCTGTATGCATTATTGTTTGGGGAGAGCGTTCTCAATGATGCTGTGGCCATCGTCCTTTCCTC AGTTCTGCTCCGCTTGGAGAAGCAGGGTAGGAGGGTTGGAGCTGTCCCACCAGCAGGGGTGGACAGCCCACTCAGGCCTGACGGGCCTGAGGAATGGGTGGGAGAAAACCACACGGTTAATCCTCG CTCCATAGTGGCATATCAGCCTGCAGGTGACAACAGCCACAGCTTCGAGGCCATGGCCATGCTGAAATCCTTCGGCATCTTCCTGGGTGTCTTCAGTGGATCTTTTGCTCTTGGAGTGGCAACTGGAGTCATGACTGCTTTC CTGACCAAGTTTACTAAGCTGAGGGACTTTCCTTTGCTAGAGACGGCTCTGTTTTTCTTAATGTCGTGGAGCACCTTCCTGTTAGCCGAGGCCTGCGGCTTCACAG GAGTGGTGGCGGTGCTGTTCTGTGGCATCACTCAAGCTCACTACACCTACAACAACCTCTCCCCTGAGTCTCAAGAAAGGACCAAACAG CTGTTCGAGCTGCTGAACTTCCTGGCAGAAAACTTCATCTTCTCCTACATGGGTCTGACCCTCTTCTCCTTCCAGTCGCATGTTTTCAACCCGTTGTTCATCATTGGAGCTTTT GTGGCAGTGTTTCTGGGCAGAGCTGCAAACATCTACCCTTTGTCCTTCCTCCTCAACCTGGGCCGCAAAAACAAGATCAGATCCAACTTTCAGCACGTTATGATGTTTGCAG GTCTGCGTGGGGCCATAGCGTTTGCTCTTTCCATCAGAGACACAGCAACGTACGCCCGTCAGATGATGTTCTCCACCACCCTCCTGATAGTTTTCTTCACCGTCTCGGTGTGTGGAGGGGGGACGATGCCCATGCTGTCCTTCATGCACATCCC GGTGGGCGTGGACTCTGATCAGGAACACTCT AGCTCGGCCGTGCAGGACGGCTCGGTGCCGCGGAGCAACAAACACGAGAGTGCCTGGCCCTTCCGGATGTGGTACATCTTCGACCACAA TTATCTGAAGCCCCTGCTGACCCACAGTGGCCCCCCCCTCACAGCCACCCTGCCGGCTTGTTGTGGCCCGCTGGCCCGATGCCTCACCAGCCCACAGGCCTACGAG AATGAAGGGCCGCTCCACGACGACGACTCGGACTTCACCATGAACGACGCCAACGTGAGCTCCATGTACTCCGACGTCACCGTCAGCACGGACGCGTCGGGGTCTCGCACCGTCAACCCCAAACGCTCGTCCATGGGCCTGTTCAACGAGGGCCTGGACCCCGACCTGGGCCTGGCGGAGCACGACGTCCCGATCCGCGGCACGCGCCTCGTCCTGCCCATGGACGACCCGGCGGAGCCGCCGACCACCGTCACGCTGCCGCCGCCGCCCTCCCCGCCGCGCTCCGACCCCCGCAGGCACAGACTGTGA
- the LOC133459499 gene encoding sodium/hydrogen exchanger 6-like isoform X2 — MGTPLRRFVGSKTPLVLWSWALLAGGGRGDSSSLDNTERMAEESHRQDSANLLIFITLLTLTILTIWLFKHRRVRFLHETGLAMIYGLLVGVILRFGIHVPQTMSNVTLSCAVNASPATLLLNVSGRFYEYTLKGEVNRGRGHQVQDDEMLRKVTFDPEVFFNILLPPIIFHAGYSLKRRHFFRNIGSILAYAFVGTVVSCFVIGLIMYGFVSFMKVVGQLGDDFYFTDCLFFGAIISATDPVTMLAIFNELKVDVDLYALLFGESVLNDAVAIVLSSSIVAYQPAGDNSHSFEAMAMLKSFGIFLGVFSGSFALGVATGVMTAFLTKFTKLRDFPLLETALFFLMSWSTFLLAEACGFTGVVAVLFCGITQAHYTYNNLSPESQERTKQLFELLNFLAENFIFSYMGLTLFSFQSHVFNPLFIIGAFVAVFLGRAANIYPLSFLLNLGRKNKIRSNFQHVMMFAGLRGAIAFALSIRDTATYARQMMFSTTLLIVFFTVSVCGGGTMPMLSFMHIPVGVDSDQEHSSSAVQDGSVPRSNKHESAWPFRMWYIFDHNYLKPLLTHSGPPLTATLPACCGPLARCLTSPQAYENEGPLHDDDSDFTMNDANVSSMYSDVTVSTDASGSRTVNPKRSSMGLFNEGLDPDLGLAEHDVPIRGTRLVLPMDDPAEPPTTVTLPPPPSPPRSDPRRHRL; from the exons ATGGGAACCCCGCTGAGACGCTTTGTGGGCTCTAAAACGCCCCTGGTGCTGTGGTCCTGGGCGCTGCTGGCCGGCGGCGGCCGCGGCGACAGCAGCAGCCTGGACAACACGGAGAGGATGGCGGAGGAGAGTCACCGGCAGGACAGCGCCAACCTGCTCATCTTCATCACGCTGCTCAcgctcaccatcctcaccatctgGCTGTTCAAGCACCGCCGGGTCCGCTTCCTGCACGAGACGGGGCTGGCCATGATTTACG gCCTATTAGTGGGTGTCATTCTGCGGTTTGGCATCCATGTTCCCCAAACCATGAGCAATGTCACGCTCAGCTGCGCTGTCAATGCCAGTCCAGCCACGCTGCTGCTCAACGTCAGCGGGCGGTTTTACGAGTACACCCTGAAGGGAGAGGTCAACCGAGGCAGAGGCCATCAAGTCCAAGACGATGAAATGCTGCGGAAG GTGACCTTTGATCCAGAggtgtttttcaacattttgctgCCTCCCATAATCTTCCATGCAGGTTACAGTCTGAAAAGG AGGCattttttcagaaacattggCTCCATCTTGGCCTATGCATTCGTGGGAACAGTTGTATCCTGCTTTGTCATTGG GCTCATCATGTATGGTTTTGTGTCATTCATGAAAGTCGTGGGTCAGCTAGGTGATGATTTTTACTTTACTGACTGCCTCTTCTTTGGTGCCATCATCTCAGCAACAGATCCAG TGACAATGCTGGCTATCTTCAACGAGTTAAAAGTAGATGTTGACCTGTATGCATTATTGTTTGGGGAGAGCGTTCTCAATGATGCTGTGGCCATCGTCCTTTCCTC CTCCATAGTGGCATATCAGCCTGCAGGTGACAACAGCCACAGCTTCGAGGCCATGGCCATGCTGAAATCCTTCGGCATCTTCCTGGGTGTCTTCAGTGGATCTTTTGCTCTTGGAGTGGCAACTGGAGTCATGACTGCTTTC CTGACCAAGTTTACTAAGCTGAGGGACTTTCCTTTGCTAGAGACGGCTCTGTTTTTCTTAATGTCGTGGAGCACCTTCCTGTTAGCCGAGGCCTGCGGCTTCACAG GAGTGGTGGCGGTGCTGTTCTGTGGCATCACTCAAGCTCACTACACCTACAACAACCTCTCCCCTGAGTCTCAAGAAAGGACCAAACAG CTGTTCGAGCTGCTGAACTTCCTGGCAGAAAACTTCATCTTCTCCTACATGGGTCTGACCCTCTTCTCCTTCCAGTCGCATGTTTTCAACCCGTTGTTCATCATTGGAGCTTTT GTGGCAGTGTTTCTGGGCAGAGCTGCAAACATCTACCCTTTGTCCTTCCTCCTCAACCTGGGCCGCAAAAACAAGATCAGATCCAACTTTCAGCACGTTATGATGTTTGCAG GTCTGCGTGGGGCCATAGCGTTTGCTCTTTCCATCAGAGACACAGCAACGTACGCCCGTCAGATGATGTTCTCCACCACCCTCCTGATAGTTTTCTTCACCGTCTCGGTGTGTGGAGGGGGGACGATGCCCATGCTGTCCTTCATGCACATCCC GGTGGGCGTGGACTCTGATCAGGAACACTCT AGCTCGGCCGTGCAGGACGGCTCGGTGCCGCGGAGCAACAAACACGAGAGTGCCTGGCCCTTCCGGATGTGGTACATCTTCGACCACAA TTATCTGAAGCCCCTGCTGACCCACAGTGGCCCCCCCCTCACAGCCACCCTGCCGGCTTGTTGTGGCCCGCTGGCCCGATGCCTCACCAGCCCACAGGCCTACGAG AATGAAGGGCCGCTCCACGACGACGACTCGGACTTCACCATGAACGACGCCAACGTGAGCTCCATGTACTCCGACGTCACCGTCAGCACGGACGCGTCGGGGTCTCGCACCGTCAACCCCAAACGCTCGTCCATGGGCCTGTTCAACGAGGGCCTGGACCCCGACCTGGGCCTGGCGGAGCACGACGTCCCGATCCGCGGCACGCGCCTCGTCCTGCCCATGGACGACCCGGCGGAGCCGCCGACCACCGTCACGCTGCCGCCGCCGCCCTCCCCGCCGCGCTCCGACCCCCGCAGGCACAGACTGTGA